One part of the Bacteroidia bacterium genome encodes these proteins:
- a CDS encoding N-acetylmuramoyl-L-alanine amidase produces MRRLLFLICLVSCLALVSYFPLPFSSAELHPDLIKPVGGNIKTLVIDPGHGGKDPGAVGKNHYEKDLALKVALELRRIVQENMPGIKVVMTREDDTFIELHRRGEIAKEAGGDFFVSIHCNALDNRSKYGTETYVLGVNNGQENYETIIAENESILFEENYGDMYGGFDPTSPEGFIYFKLLKNVFRSESVRMAEKIEKQFKTRLGRHSRGVKQAPFVVLYQCGMPAILSEIGFISNREEEKYLASEEGQIYIASSIYRAIKEYNMELDIPGPRP; encoded by the coding sequence TTGCGAAGATTACTATTTTTAATTTGCCTGGTTTCCTGTTTGGCTTTGGTTTCTTACTTTCCATTGCCATTCTCATCGGCTGAGCTTCATCCCGATCTCATAAAGCCTGTGGGGGGAAATATCAAAACCCTTGTCATCGATCCCGGCCACGGTGGGAAAGATCCTGGCGCCGTGGGCAAAAATCACTATGAAAAAGATTTAGCACTAAAGGTAGCTTTAGAGCTACGTCGTATTGTTCAGGAAAACATGCCTGGAATAAAGGTCGTCATGACTCGTGAGGACGATACTTTCATAGAATTACATAGAAGAGGAGAAATTGCAAAAGAAGCCGGAGGCGATTTTTTTGTCAGTATTCATTGTAATGCGCTCGACAATCGCTCTAAATATGGGACAGAAACCTATGTGCTGGGGGTAAATAACGGCCAGGAAAATTACGAAACCATTATAGCAGAAAATGAATCCATTCTCTTTGAAGAGAATTATGGAGATATGTATGGGGGATTTGATCCAACTTCTCCCGAAGGCTTTATCTATTTCAAATTGCTGAAAAACGTATTCCGTTCGGAGTCCGTTCGCATGGCAGAGAAAATAGAAAAGCAATTCAAGACCCGATTGGGACGGCATAGTCGCGGAGTAAAGCAAGCTCCTTTTGTTGTCCTCTATCAATGCGGTATGCCAGCGATTCTTTCTGAAATTGGATTTATCTCCAATAGAGAAGAAGAAAAGTACCTGGCATCGGAGGAGGGACAAATTTATATTGCAAGTAGCATCTATCGTGCAATCAAAGAGTATAATATGGAATTGGATATTCCAGGGCCAAGGCCTTAG
- a CDS encoding FG-GAP-like repeat-containing protein, which yields MKATLFSCLFIVSHFASAQTFTEILSALPNGGVEDGSVAMADVNGDTHKDVLITGLNGSSIAIAKLYINDGSGNFTESVGTPFEGVHESSIAFADVNGDTYQDVLITGDKNVDELIAQLYTNDGAGNFSLSISTPFEGVEDGSVAFADVNGDTYQDVLITGNKGLETPIAKLYINNGSGNFTESVGASFDGVEDAAIAFADVNGDMHQDVLITGESSSGIRIAKLYTNGGSGNFILSATAPFEGVEDGSVAFADVNGDTYQDVLITGKNNAGNQIAELYTNNGSGIFSLITGSSLAAVEDGSIAFGDVNADTYQDVIISGENNTGVSIAKLYTNDGSGNFTEVVGTSFEGVQASAIAMADVDGDTHLDVLLTGSNISGIPIAKLYSNDENISSINKLGFGNFSNFRLFPNPAVQGQINIQISSAINAEVGISLLDVNGKILKQEQTRLTPGMNLILLDYASLASGLYMIRMEYKKNISSFKIMLD from the coding sequence ATGAAAGCCACATTATTTTCCTGTCTATTCATTGTCTCTCATTTTGCATCTGCCCAAACTTTCACGGAAATCCTATCTGCGCTACCCAATGGGGGAGTTGAAGATGGGTCTGTGGCTATGGCTGATGTAAACGGAGATACTCATAAGGATGTGCTGATTACAGGACTAAATGGTTCTTCAATTGCTATCGCAAAATTATATATCAATGATGGGTCCGGCAATTTTACTGAAAGTGTGGGTACTCCTTTTGAAGGAGTTCATGAAAGTTCGATTGCCTTTGCAGATGTAAATGGAGATACCTATCAGGATGTGCTTATTACGGGAGATAAGAATGTAGATGAGTTGATTGCCCAATTATATACCAATGATGGGGCCGGCAATTTTAGCCTGAGTATCAGTACTCCTTTTGAAGGAGTAGAAGATGGATCAGTAGCCTTTGCTGACGTTAATGGAGATACATATCAGGATGTCCTCATTACTGGCAATAAAGGATTAGAAACTCCTATTGCAAAATTATACATCAATAATGGAAGTGGAAACTTTACAGAAAGCGTCGGTGCATCTTTTGATGGAGTAGAGGATGCAGCTATTGCCTTTGCGGATGTAAATGGCGATATGCATCAGGATGTCCTTATAACTGGAGAAAGCAGTTCAGGCATTCGTATTGCTAAATTGTACACAAATGGAGGAAGCGGAAATTTTATCCTTAGTGCAACTGCTCCTTTTGAAGGAGTAGAAGATGGTTCAGTAGCTTTTGCTGATGTTAATGGAGATACATATCAGGATGTTCTTATAACCGGAAAAAATAATGCAGGAAATCAAATTGCGGAATTATACACGAATAATGGAAGTGGAATTTTTTCTTTAATTACCGGCTCTTCATTAGCAGCAGTAGAGGATGGATCAATTGCATTCGGAGATGTGAATGCTGACACTTATCAAGATGTGATTATAAGCGGTGAAAACAATACGGGAGTTAGCATTGCGAAATTATATACAAATGATGGCTCTGGTAATTTCACAGAAGTTGTAGGCACTTCTTTTGAAGGGGTTCAGGCTAGTGCCATTGCAATGGCAGATGTTGACGGTGATACGCATTTGGATGTTTTGTTAACAGGAAGCAATATTTCAGGAATACCTATTGCCAAATTATACAGCAATGATGAGAACATTTCCTCTATAAACAAATTGGGCTTTGGGAATTTTTCCAATTTCCGCCTGTTTCCTAATCCTGCAGTACAAGGCCAGATAAATATTCAAATTTCATCTGCCATAAATGCTGAGGTGGGAATAAGTTTGTTGGATGTAAATGGGAAGATATTAAAACAGGAACAAACACGATTAACGCCAGGTATGAACCTTATCCTGTTGGATTATGCCTCTTTAGCAAGCGGTTTGTACATGATAAGGATGGAATACAAGAAGAATATTTCCTCATTTAAAATTATGCTGGACTGA
- the hisF gene encoding imidazole glycerol phosphate synthase subunit HisF — protein sequence MLTKRIIPCLDIKDGRTVKGVNFVDIRDAGDPVELGAAYAKQGADELCFLDITATVEKRDTLAELVKRIGKEIDIPFTVGGGIRSVEDVNRLLLAGADKISVNSAAVRRPELVEELANEFGSQCVVVAIDTNMLGEDWHVYTHGGRRETELETVAWAKELENRGAGEILLTSMQGDGTKAGFSLDITRAVSESVKIPVIASGGAGTEAHFVEAFEEGKADAALAASIFHFGTIPIPKLKNYLHQQGINIRP from the coding sequence ATGTTAACGAAAAGAATCATCCCTTGTCTGGATATCAAAGACGGACGTACCGTTAAGGGAGTAAATTTTGTCGATATACGAGATGCCGGCGATCCGGTAGAGCTGGGAGCAGCATATGCAAAACAGGGAGCAGATGAACTATGCTTTCTGGATATAACGGCTACTGTGGAAAAAAGAGATACCCTGGCGGAACTGGTAAAGCGAATAGGCAAGGAAATTGATATTCCTTTTACAGTAGGTGGAGGAATCAGAAGTGTCGAAGATGTAAATAGATTGCTCTTGGCAGGAGCAGATAAAATCTCGGTAAATTCCGCAGCCGTCCGAAGGCCAGAATTGGTTGAAGAGTTGGCCAATGAGTTTGGCAGTCAGTGTGTGGTCGTAGCCATAGACACAAATATGTTGGGAGAGGATTGGCATGTTTATACCCATGGAGGAAGAAGGGAGACGGAACTGGAAACTGTGGCATGGGCAAAAGAATTAGAGAATCGTGGAGCCGGAGAAATCTTGCTTACTTCTATGCAGGGAGATGGAACAAAGGCCGGATTTTCTCTGGATATTACCCGAGCGGTATCAGAATCGGTAAAAATTCCCGTAATTGCATCCGGTGGAGCAGGAACGGAGGCTCATTTTGTGGAGGCTTTTGAAGAAGGAAAAGCTGATGCAGCATTAGCCGCTAGCATTTTCCATTTCGGCACCATTCCCATTCCCAAACTCAAGAATTACCTTCATCAACAAGGAATCAACATTAGACCTTAG
- the hisIE gene encoding bifunctional phosphoribosyl-AMP cyclohydrolase/phosphoribosyl-ATP diphosphatase HisIE, which yields MKLDFKKGDGLIPAIVQDAHTKKVLMLGYMNEKALDKTKKEGKVTFYSRSKKRLWTKGESSGNFLMVEEIKIDCDKDTLLIQARPLGPVCHTGSDTCFKEKNSAPFAFLKRLEKTIHKRKISPVEGSHTSKLFKRGINKIAQKVGEEAVELVIEAKDDDDHLFVNEAADLLYHMMILLEAKDMSLKDVVKVLEGRDKVTK from the coding sequence ATGAAACTGGACTTTAAAAAAGGCGATGGACTCATTCCCGCCATTGTACAAGATGCGCATACGAAAAAGGTATTGATGCTGGGCTATATGAATGAGAAGGCCCTGGATAAAACCAAAAAAGAAGGAAAAGTTACCTTTTACTCTCGTAGCAAAAAGCGGTTATGGACCAAAGGAGAAAGCTCCGGCAATTTCCTGATGGTAGAAGAAATCAAGATAGATTGTGATAAGGATACCTTGCTCATTCAGGCAAGACCTTTGGGACCGGTTTGTCATACCGGTAGCGATACCTGTTTTAAAGAAAAAAATTCAGCTCCTTTCGCCTTTCTTAAACGTTTGGAGAAAACCATTCATAAAAGAAAGATATCTCCGGTAGAAGGCTCACATACTTCTAAGCTTTTTAAAAGAGGTATCAATAAAATTGCCCAGAAGGTGGGAGAAGAAGCCGTAGAATTAGTGATTGAAGCCAAAGATGATGATGATCATCTCTTTGTCAATGAGGCGGCAGATCTCCTCTATCACATGATGATCCTGCTCGAAGCCAAGGATATGAGCCTTAAGGATGTCGTCAAAGTTCTGGAAGGGAGAGATAAAGTGACAAAGTAA
- a CDS encoding UPF0175 family protein: protein MRQITLNIPDFVNLDDKDITMILASKLYEGGKLSLGLAAELVGISKRAFAELLGKYEVSLFNYPASDLSRDVKNA from the coding sequence ATGAGACAAATAACCTTAAATATCCCTGATTTTGTAAACTTAGATGATAAGGATATAACCATGATCCTGGCTTCTAAGCTTTACGAAGGGGGCAAACTTTCACTTGGTCTAGCAGCCGAGTTGGTTGGGATATCGAAAAGAGCATTTGCGGAATTGTTAGGGAAGTATGAAGTATCTTTATTCAATTATCCTGCATCTGATTTAAGTAGAGACGTGAAGAATGCTTAA
- a CDS encoding putative LPS assembly protein LptD yields the protein MTVIPRKEKFRKKVITLFAISFIFLSGLSAQVNPAAKKDTTNSSTAPNSTIPSFINGGGLPGLDSLVQDTSKKDTLSPADAKKQQFVDSLKATSDLDAQVKYTASDSIVFDVKSKKLFLYQNSTLDYTDINLKSKRLDISMDNQTLHAFGKEDSIRGTHEGRPEFTQAGETYQAKDIVYNFATRKGRIKNGKLVEGEGFVLAEVAKYHEDGTFHGAQGKYTTCNLDHPHYYIESRKLKMIPDKKQLISGPLNLVVGDFPIPIVIPFGFLPNMESEGRKNGIIFPTYGEAQDRGFFLRNLGYYVGLNDYFDLQVDGDIYTRGGWRLGVATKYNIKYKFSGNLRFQYGVQRFNEPTDPDFRRTTAWSLTWSHNQPIDPTFRISSSVNMSSSNSFQRRISQNQSDFFTNNLNSSVNISKNFNNLPFSLNVGLRHQQDLNKETVSMQLPELAFNVQRQTPFKFVKNKNLRWLKTLGITYNMNARNSLETVPDTLLGTLLFNWQDSIDYFEVFAGDTIPTRRVGSSFYRNGMQHRLSSGTTIKLFKNINITPSFSSIGYWYTSTTEKFWNEAENRIEDRQVRGFAQGYEYSTSVSASTNFYGIYQLTKSKREIAFRQRFSPSVGYNYRPDFSEDRFGYYRTVQADSAATTFQTYSIFEDGIYRGPGKGESQSMSFSLSSVIEMKYRKKESFEDDFDEKEDKYIRSNLIDNIGLSGSYNFAADSFQLSTINARVRTSLFEKKLNITTSARLDPYYYGFDNTDTPFELPNARRINEFMINRTGQLARLTAAQVSLSTSLSSKKRNGTKSKSKDFDDQEFQQIANTLYQYVDFDIPWSLRLNYNLSYSRPGLDPGRLTSTANINGSFSFTPNWQFQFQTGYDLVNRKANQTRLSVFRNLHCWDMSFSWVPFGPLRSYNLTIAVRSATLRDLKLTRNNFWQDRF from the coding sequence TTGACTGTTATACCAAGAAAGGAAAAATTTCGAAAAAAAGTAATAACACTTTTCGCAATTTCCTTCATCTTCCTTTCAGGACTATCTGCACAGGTAAATCCTGCTGCAAAAAAAGATACCACCAACAGTTCAACGGCCCCAAATTCTACTATTCCCTCTTTTATTAATGGCGGAGGATTGCCCGGATTAGACAGTCTGGTACAGGATACTAGCAAAAAAGATACCTTAAGTCCCGCTGACGCAAAAAAACAACAATTTGTTGACAGCCTTAAAGCCACTTCCGACCTCGATGCGCAGGTAAAGTATACAGCCTCTGACTCAATCGTTTTTGATGTAAAGAGCAAAAAACTCTTTCTCTACCAGAATTCAACCCTGGATTATACGGATATAAACCTGAAGTCTAAACGCCTGGATATATCCATGGATAATCAGACTTTGCATGCATTTGGGAAGGAGGATAGTATACGAGGCACCCATGAGGGGCGTCCCGAATTCACGCAAGCAGGAGAAACCTATCAGGCCAAAGATATTGTCTATAATTTTGCCACCCGTAAAGGCCGAATCAAAAATGGCAAATTGGTCGAAGGGGAAGGATTTGTATTGGCTGAGGTAGCCAAATACCATGAGGATGGGACTTTTCATGGAGCGCAGGGGAAATATACCACCTGTAACCTGGATCATCCGCACTATTATATAGAGTCTCGTAAATTGAAGATGATTCCGGATAAAAAACAGCTGATCAGTGGGCCGTTGAATCTGGTAGTCGGCGATTTCCCCATCCCGATAGTTATTCCTTTTGGCTTCCTTCCTAACATGGAATCAGAAGGGCGAAAGAATGGAATTATCTTTCCTACCTACGGAGAAGCGCAGGATCGAGGCTTCTTTCTGAGGAATCTCGGCTATTATGTCGGCCTGAATGATTATTTTGATTTACAGGTAGATGGAGATATTTATACACGAGGCGGATGGCGTCTGGGAGTAGCGACCAAATACAATATCAAATACAAGTTTAGTGGAAACCTGAGGTTTCAATACGGAGTCCAGAGATTCAATGAACCTACTGATCCTGATTTCAGGAGAACAACCGCCTGGTCATTGACCTGGTCACACAACCAGCCCATTGACCCGACCTTCCGGATTTCTTCCTCGGTCAATATGTCGAGTTCCAACAGTTTCCAAAGAAGGATCAGTCAAAATCAAAGTGACTTCTTCACCAATAACCTTAACTCCTCGGTCAACATCTCGAAGAACTTCAATAACCTTCCTTTTTCGCTGAATGTAGGCCTAAGACATCAGCAGGATTTGAATAAGGAGACCGTGAGTATGCAGTTACCCGAGCTGGCTTTCAATGTTCAAAGACAAACGCCATTTAAATTTGTAAAGAATAAGAATCTCCGCTGGTTGAAGACTTTGGGAATCACCTATAATATGAATGCCCGAAACTCTCTGGAGACCGTTCCAGATACTCTTTTGGGAACATTATTGTTCAATTGGCAGGACAGCATCGATTACTTTGAAGTATTTGCCGGAGATACCATCCCAACTCGACGGGTCGGTTCTTCCTTCTACCGAAATGGGATGCAGCACAGATTGAGTTCTGGAACAACAATCAAGCTATTCAAAAACATCAATATTACTCCTTCCTTTAGTTCTATAGGATACTGGTACACAAGCACAACGGAGAAATTCTGGAATGAAGCAGAAAATAGAATTGAGGATAGACAGGTGCGTGGATTTGCCCAGGGATATGAATATTCGACCTCTGTATCTGCCAGTACCAATTTCTATGGTATCTATCAGTTGACCAAAAGTAAACGGGAAATAGCTTTTCGTCAACGCTTTTCTCCAAGTGTAGGCTATAATTATCGACCAGACTTTTCTGAGGATCGCTTTGGCTATTATCGGACGGTTCAAGCAGATAGTGCAGCCACAACCTTTCAGACCTATAGTATTTTTGAAGATGGGATTTACAGAGGTCCGGGTAAAGGGGAAAGTCAATCCATGAGCTTTAGTCTTTCCAGTGTGATCGAAATGAAGTACAGGAAGAAGGAGAGTTTTGAAGATGATTTTGACGAAAAGGAAGACAAGTACATACGCAGCAACCTCATTGACAATATTGGCTTAAGCGGTAGCTATAATTTCGCAGCGGACAGCTTCCAGCTTTCCACTATAAATGCCCGAGTCAGAACCAGCCTTTTCGAAAAGAAGCTAAATATAACTACCAGTGCACGTCTCGACCCCTATTATTATGGATTTGATAATACGGACACACCCTTTGAACTGCCAAATGCAAGAAGGATCAATGAGTTTATGATCAATCGCACAGGCCAATTGGCGCGTCTGACAGCTGCACAGGTAAGTTTGTCAACCTCTCTCTCTTCCAAAAAGAGAAATGGAACCAAATCCAAATCCAAGGATTTTGACGATCAGGAATTTCAGCAAATCGCCAACACTCTCTACCAGTATGTAGATTTTGATATACCCTGGAGTTTGCGATTGAACTATAACCTTTCCTATTCTCGACCGGGATTGGATCCGGGCCGTTTGACCTCTACAGCCAACATCAATGGGAGTTTCTCCTTTACCCCAAACTGGCAGTTTCAGTTTCAGACGGGATATGATCTCGTAAATCGTAAAGCCAATCAAACCAGATTGAGTGTATTCAGGAATCTCCATTGCTGGGATATGTCTTTCTCCTGGGTTCCTTTCGGACCGCTTAGGAGCTATAACCTGACCATAGCAGTAAGAAGTGCTACGCTTAGAGACTTGAAGCTTACGCGGAACAATTTCTGGCAGGACAGATTCTAG
- the hisH gene encoding imidazole glycerol phosphate synthase subunit HisH, which produces MHLVIIKYNAGNVQSVMYALDRLNVPYTLSDDESEIRNADKVIFPGVGEASSTMSYLKNKGLDQIIPTLEQPVLGICLGMQLMCRYSEERDTDCLGIFDHEVKKFPDSDLKVPHIGWNELKNTDSPLLTDLGEAPHVYFVHSYYVEKGPFTISSCEYGLAFSAAMHKDNFYATQFHPEKSGKIGAQILKNFIEKI; this is translated from the coding sequence ATGCACCTAGTTATCATAAAATACAATGCAGGTAATGTCCAATCTGTAATGTACGCATTAGACCGCCTAAATGTTCCCTATACTTTGTCCGATGACGAATCTGAGATCAGAAATGCGGATAAAGTCATATTTCCGGGGGTAGGTGAGGCCTCAAGTACCATGTCCTATCTTAAGAATAAGGGCTTAGACCAAATTATCCCTACTTTAGAACAGCCAGTATTGGGCATTTGTTTGGGCATGCAACTTATGTGCCGCTATAGTGAAGAACGGGATACGGACTGTCTTGGTATATTCGACCATGAGGTAAAGAAGTTCCCGGATTCAGACTTGAAAGTGCCGCATATAGGCTGGAATGAGTTGAAAAATACGGATTCTCCTCTCTTGACTGACTTGGGGGAAGCTCCTCATGTTTATTTCGTTCATAGCTATTATGTCGAAAAAGGGCCCTTTACAATTTCTTCATGTGAGTATGGGTTGGCTTTTAGCGCAGCCATGCATAAGGACAATTTTTATGCTACCCAATTCCATCCCGAAAAGAGTGGGAAAATCGGTGCGCAAATCCTTAAAAATTTTATAGAAAAAATCTGA
- a CDS encoding HD domain-containing protein, which yields MDFQAAKVFILQKLREELPRNLTYHGLHHTLDVCQSAIEIARSENVGEEDLILLETAALYHDSGFTKTYQNHEAAGCDIAKESLRKFGYSKFQIRKICGMIMATRIPQTPTTLLEQILCDADLFYLGRKDFYHIGDTLYREFLHQGIVKNEVDWNKLQVKFLSNHNYFTPTAINMRQAKKNKHLQEVKELVKTA from the coding sequence ATGGATTTTCAAGCAGCAAAAGTCTTTATTCTCCAAAAGCTTCGTGAAGAGTTGCCCCGCAACCTTACTTATCATGGATTGCATCATACCCTGGATGTTTGCCAGTCCGCGATAGAGATTGCCCGTTCTGAAAATGTCGGAGAAGAGGACCTGATTTTGCTTGAAACTGCTGCCCTTTATCATGATTCCGGATTCACAAAAACCTATCAAAATCATGAAGCTGCGGGTTGCGATATTGCCAAAGAAAGTCTTCGGAAATTTGGCTACAGCAAATTTCAAATCAGAAAGATTTGTGGAATGATCATGGCAACCAGAATTCCGCAAACTCCCACTACCCTTCTCGAACAAATCCTGTGTGATGCGGATCTCTTTTATTTGGGCAGAAAAGATTTCTACCATATCGGAGATACCCTTTATCGAGAATTTCTTCATCAAGGCATTGTAAAGAATGAAGTGGATTGGAATAAACTTCAGGTAAAGTTTCTTTCTAATCATAATTACTTTACTCCTACGGCCATCAATATGCGTCAGGCTAAAAAGAACAAACATCTTCAGGAAGTTAAAGAATTGGTAAAGACCGCCTGA
- a CDS encoding PspC domain-containing protein has protein sequence MFLDRILFTLIVLLGSPFLWTYFFCWLLIPENYDYDGATNFGIAFSIAFFSPLMGIISAIIAWFWSAKWKKD, from the coding sequence ATGTTTCTAGATAGAATTCTTTTTACACTTATTGTCTTGCTGGGGTCGCCTTTCTTATGGACCTATTTCTTTTGCTGGCTTCTGATTCCTGAGAACTATGATTACGATGGAGCCACCAATTTTGGAATCGCTTTCTCTATAGCCTTTTTCAGTCCCTTGATGGGAATTATAAGTGCCATTATTGCCTGGTTTTGGTCTGCGAAATGGAAGAAGGATTAG
- the hisA gene encoding 1-(5-phosphoribosyl)-5-[(5-phosphoribosylamino)methylideneamino]imidazole-4-carboxamide isomerase: MSQTRIIPAIDLIGGKCVRLEKGDYGKKKIYNEDPLEVAKEFEAAGVKYLHLVDLDGAKAGKPVNLSILEKISSQTSLEVDFGGGIKVKEDLKNAFNAGAKQVNVGSTAAKEPQMFQSWLSDYKNDSIILSADVREEKIAIHGWQTQTAIDLYDFVGENMEAGIQTAVVTDIAKDGMLEGPAISLYQKLMERFPKLKLVASGGVSGIKDVEELRQMNIYGIIIGKAIYEGKIKLEELTER; encoded by the coding sequence ATGAGTCAAACGAGAATCATTCCTGCCATAGACTTGATAGGGGGAAAATGTGTACGATTGGAGAAGGGAGATTATGGAAAGAAAAAGATCTATAATGAAGATCCCCTGGAAGTTGCGAAGGAATTTGAAGCAGCCGGAGTCAAATACTTACATCTGGTTGATCTGGATGGAGCAAAGGCAGGCAAACCGGTAAACCTGAGTATACTCGAAAAGATCAGTTCGCAGACTTCCCTTGAGGTAGATTTTGGAGGAGGAATCAAAGTGAAAGAAGATTTGAAGAATGCCTTCAATGCAGGGGCAAAGCAAGTTAATGTGGGGAGTACAGCAGCGAAGGAACCCCAGATGTTTCAGTCCTGGTTGAGCGACTATAAAAATGACAGCATCATTTTGAGCGCTGATGTCAGAGAGGAAAAAATTGCGATTCATGGATGGCAAACCCAAACAGCTATAGATCTCTATGATTTTGTAGGGGAAAATATGGAAGCGGGTATCCAAACCGCAGTAGTAACTGATATTGCCAAAGATGGGATGTTGGAAGGTCCTGCTATTTCTCTCTATCAAAAGCTCATGGAGCGTTTCCCAAAGCTGAAACTGGTTGCAAGTGGAGGGGTAAGTGGAATAAAAGATGTGGAAGAACTTCGCCAAATGAATATCTATGGGATTATCATTGGTAAAGCCATCTATGAAGGAAAAATCAAATTGGAAGAATTGACAGAAAGATAA
- a CDS encoding DUF1573 domain-containing protein produces the protein MKKIILASLLLFSLIALQAQEGTSIKFEETTHQFGKIKKNGPAEHTFVFTNVSEEAVKLSQVKASCGCTTPAWTKEAVAPGETGEIAVKYNTARVGPFTKTVTVRYGDGAKPIILYIKGEVENTETVPDRYPYKQGSLAFTKLVDNIGTLDSDKKHSLVFEAKNIGPQPITFKEKVDQEMMIQTNIAKTTLNPGESTPISVVIDGGKFITYGSFSKNIYLYTNEDQGEKKLTVNGVVNKVFSAEELAQMPNIEFERVAYDGGVVIEGEKVDVTYQFTNTGKSDLKILSVKASCGCTASAPKDDIIKPGMSSEIIASFNSKGRKGPQSKTITVKTNDPDQPTLVLRLKVEVEQNPFHMNEVGPANGNN, from the coding sequence ATGAAAAAAATAATTCTGGCAAGCCTACTGCTTTTTTCTTTAATCGCCTTACAAGCGCAAGAAGGAACAAGTATCAAATTTGAAGAGACAACCCATCAGTTTGGCAAGATCAAGAAAAACGGTCCGGCTGAACATACCTTTGTCTTTACCAATGTTTCTGAAGAAGCGGTAAAACTTTCTCAGGTTAAAGCATCCTGTGGTTGTACAACTCCTGCCTGGACCAAGGAAGCAGTAGCTCCGGGTGAAACGGGTGAGATTGCTGTGAAATACAATACAGCCAGAGTTGGACCTTTTACTAAAACTGTGACGGTTAGATATGGAGATGGGGCAAAGCCCATCATTTTGTATATAAAAGGAGAAGTCGAAAATACGGAAACTGTACCGGATCGCTATCCTTATAAGCAGGGATCACTGGCTTTTACCAAATTGGTAGATAATATTGGGACCCTGGATTCTGACAAAAAACATTCTCTGGTTTTTGAGGCAAAAAATATCGGACCTCAGCCGATCACCTTCAAAGAAAAGGTAGATCAGGAAATGATGATTCAAACCAATATTGCCAAGACTACTTTGAATCCTGGCGAAAGTACTCCTATCAGTGTAGTGATTGATGGAGGAAAGTTCATAACCTATGGATCTTTCAGTAAAAACATCTACCTCTATACCAATGAGGATCAGGGAGAGAAAAAATTGACGGTCAATGGAGTTGTAAATAAAGTGTTCTCAGCAGAAGAACTGGCCCAAATGCCCAATATAGAATTTGAGCGTGTGGCTTATGATGGGGGAGTAGTGATAGAAGGAGAAAAAGTAGATGTTACCTATCAGTTCACCAATACCGGAAAAAGCGATCTCAAGATACTTTCAGTAAAAGCTTCTTGCGGATGTACGGCTTCTGCGCCTAAGGATGATATCATCAAACCGGGCATGAGCTCTGAGATCATTGCCAGTTTTAATTCCAAAGGTCGTAAGGGTCCACAGAGTAAAACCATCACGGTTAAAACAAATGATCCGGATCAACCGACTTTGGTACTCCGTTTGAAGGTAGAAGTTGAGCAGAATCCTTTTCACATGAATGAAGTAGGACCTGCTAACGGAAATAATTAA